In one Lachnospiraceae bacterium GAM79 genomic region, the following are encoded:
- a CDS encoding ZIP family metal transporter — protein MILSLIVGLGLPLLGTTAGAACVFFMKKQMNLLLQKALSGFAAGVMVAASIWSLLIPAMEQSEAMGKLAFLPATIGFWLGIIFLLLIDTLMPHLHIDSKEAEGVKSNFKRTTMMVFAIIIHNIPEGMAVGVVYAGWISGNTNITLTAALALSIGIAIQNLPEGAIVSMPLCSEGCSKPKAFGYGFFSGIVEPIAALLTIALSSIMVPVLPYFLGFAAGAMLYVVVEELIPEMAEGEHTNLGTIMFAVGFSLMMVLDVALG, from the coding sequence ATGATATTAAGTTTAATTGTTGGTCTGGGACTGCCGCTTCTTGGAACGACGGCAGGAGCAGCCTGTGTATTTTTTATGAAGAAACAGATGAATCTGTTATTGCAGAAAGCATTGTCTGGATTTGCGGCGGGTGTTATGGTGGCTGCATCTATCTGGAGCCTGCTGATCCCGGCGATGGAGCAGTCGGAAGCAATGGGGAAGCTTGCATTTCTTCCGGCAACTATCGGTTTCTGGCTGGGAATTATATTTTTATTACTGATCGATACTCTGATGCCACATTTGCATATTGACAGTAAGGAGGCAGAGGGGGTCAAGAGCAATTTCAAACGTACGACTATGATGGTATTTGCGATCATCATACATAATATTCCGGAAGGAATGGCAGTCGGTGTTGTCTATGCCGGATGGATCAGTGGCAACACGAACATTACGTTGACGGCGGCACTTGCATTATCCATCGGTATTGCGATCCAGAATCTTCCGGAGGGAGCAATCGTGTCAATGCCGCTTTGTTCGGAAGGCTGCAGTAAACCGAAAGCATTTGGCTATGGATTCTTTTCCGGTATCGTAGAGCCGATCGCAGCTCTGCTTACGATCGCACTTTCTTCGATCATGGTGCCGGTGCTTCCGTATTTTCTGGGATTTGCGGCAGGAGCTATGCTATATGTTGTCGTTGAGGAATTGATACCGGAGATGGCAGAGGGTGAGCATACGAATCTTGGTACGATCATGTTTGCGGTAGGATTTTCATTGATGATGGTGCTTGATGTAGCACTTGGATAA
- a CDS encoding sodium-dependent transporter — translation MEKKRNTFSGSLGFVLAAAGSAVGLGNIWRFPYLAAKDGGGLFLVIYLILALTFGYTLLVTEVSIGRKTKQSPLTAYKKLNKKWGFLGIIASLVPVIIFPYYITIGGWVVKYFLAFLTGKGTEAAQDGYFTGFITSDIEPVILMLIFLAVTAFIVFRGVNKGIESFSKIIMPLLIILVIGIAIFSITIKKTGDDGIVRTGVEGLKLYLIPNLDGLTVKSFFTVLLDAMGQLFFSLSVAMGIMIAYGSYVKDDAALNKSVGQIEIFDTVVAFLAGVMIIPAVYVFSGTEGMAQGPSLMFVSLPKVFAQMGKAGNVIGCLFFAMVLFAAFTSAVSVMEAIVASIMDEFHTSRTKAGIIELIVAIIVGTIVCLGYNKLYFEVKLPNGSIAQILDIMDYISNNIMMPIVAIGTCILIGWISKPQTVIEEVQKNGEKFSRKGLYVVMVKFITPILLFILFLKSIGLLTFI, via the coding sequence ATGGAAAAGAAACGTAATACTTTTTCCGGCTCGCTTGGATTTGTTCTGGCGGCCGCGGGAAGCGCAGTAGGACTAGGAAATATCTGGCGTTTTCCATATCTTGCAGCAAAGGATGGCGGTGGACTGTTCCTGGTTATATACCTGATCCTTGCACTGACATTTGGATATACACTTTTGGTGACAGAAGTATCAATCGGTCGGAAGACCAAGCAGAGTCCGCTTACCGCTTATAAGAAGCTGAATAAGAAATGGGGATTTCTGGGAATCATTGCCAGTCTGGTTCCGGTTATTATTTTCCCATATTACATAACGATCGGTGGCTGGGTTGTCAAATATTTCCTCGCATTTTTAACCGGTAAGGGTACAGAGGCAGCGCAGGACGGTTATTTTACAGGCTTTATTACATCAGATATCGAACCGGTCATTTTGATGTTGATATTTCTTGCCGTTACGGCATTTATCGTATTTCGTGGTGTTAATAAAGGAATTGAATCTTTTTCCAAGATCATCATGCCGTTACTGATCATTCTGGTTATAGGAATCGCAATCTTCTCCATAACGATCAAAAAGACCGGAGATGATGGGATTGTCAGAACCGGTGTAGAAGGTTTGAAATTATATCTGATTCCGAATCTGGACGGACTTACTGTGAAAAGCTTCTTTACGGTATTATTGGATGCAATGGGACAGTTATTCTTCAGTCTGTCTGTTGCCATGGGTATTATGATTGCTTATGGTTCTTATGTAAAAGATGATGCAGCTCTTAATAAATCAGTTGGACAGATTGAGATTTTTGATACGGTTGTAGCATTCCTTGCGGGCGTTATGATCATTCCTGCTGTATATGTATTCTCAGGAACAGAGGGAATGGCACAGGGTCCAAGTTTGATGTTCGTATCACTTCCGAAAGTATTTGCCCAGATGGGTAAGGCGGGAAATGTGATCGGTTGTCTGTTCTTCGCAATGGTATTATTTGCGGCATTTACCAGTGCAGTGTCTGTCATGGAAGCAATCGTGGCAAGTATCATGGATGAATTCCATACAAGCAGAACAAAGGCCGGTATTATTGAGTTGATCGTTGCGATCATTGTTGGAACGATCGTATGTCTTGGATATAACAAGCTGTACTTTGAAGTAAAGCTTCCAAACGGATCGATCGCACAGATCCTTGATATCATGGATTACATCAGTAATAACATTATGATGCCGATCGTAGCAATCGGAACCTGTATCCTGATCGGATGGATCTCCAAACCGCAGACGGTTATCGAAGAAGTGCAGAAGAACGGAGAAAAATTCAGCAGAAAAGGTCTGTATGTGGTTATGGTGAAATTCATAACACCGATCCTGTTGTTTATCCTGTTCTTAAAGTCGATAGGTTTATTGACATTTATTTAA
- a CDS encoding phosphoribosylaminoimidazolesuccinocarboxamide synthase: MQEMKPIKEGKVREIYDNGDSLIMVATDRISCFDVILKNIVTKKGTVLTQMSKFWFDMTEDILPNHMISVDVKDMPEFFRQEKFDGNSMMCKKLEMLPVECIVRGYITGSGWASYKENGTVCGIKLPEGLKESDKLPEPIYTPSTKAEIGDHDENISYEQSVEYLEKRFPGKGEEYGAKLRDYTIALYKKCAEYALSRGIIIADTKFEFGLDENGNIVLGDEMLTPDSSRFWPAEGYEPGHGQPSFDKQFARDWLKANPDNNWELPDEIVQKTIDKYLQAYELLTGKPLK; this comes from the coding sequence ATGCAGGAAATGAAACCGATTAAAGAGGGTAAAGTACGTGAGATTTATGATAATGGTGACAGCCTTATCATGGTAGCAACAGACCGTATCAGTTGTTTTGATGTCATTTTAAAGAATATCGTTACAAAGAAGGGTACAGTCCTGACACAGATGTCCAAATTCTGGTTCGATATGACAGAAGATATTCTTCCAAACCATATGATCTCGGTTGACGTAAAGGATATGCCTGAATTTTTCCGGCAGGAGAAATTTGACGGAAACAGTATGATGTGCAAGAAGTTGGAAATGCTCCCTGTTGAGTGTATCGTTCGTGGTTATATCACAGGAAGTGGCTGGGCAAGCTACAAAGAAAACGGTACAGTATGCGGTATCAAGCTTCCGGAAGGATTAAAAGAATCCGATAAGCTTCCGGAACCGATCTACACACCTTCCACAAAGGCAGAGATCGGAGATCATGATGAGAATATCTCATACGAGCAGAGTGTTGAATATCTGGAAAAGAGATTTCCTGGCAAGGGCGAAGAATATGGCGCAAAGCTTCGTGACTATACAATCGCTTTATATAAGAAGTGTGCAGAATATGCATTATCAAGAGGTATCATCATAGCAGATACCAAGTTCGAGTTTGGTCTGGATGAGAATGGCAATATTGTTCTCGGTGATGAGATGCTCACACCGGACAGCTCCCGTTTCTGGCCTGCTGAAGGATATGAACCGGGACATGGTCAGCCATCCTTTGATAAGCAGTTTGCGCGTGACTGGTTAAAGGCAAATCCGGATAACAACTGGGAGCTTCCTGATGAGATCGTTCAGAAGACAATTGACAAATATCTTCAGGCATATGAGCTTCTCACAGGCAAGCCTTTAAAGTAA
- a CDS encoding MATE family efflux transporter has product MVFKHKKKRDTSTYLFSNKDLVRLYVPLIIEQMLAMLVGLADSIMVSSVGESAVSGVSLVDSCFQLIINLFAALATGGAVTVGQYLGQKNKEKAGEAATQLIWFSLILSLGVMTLMYAGKGLILNHVFGQIEADVYGHADTYMMIVNASIPFLALYNAGAAIFRSIGNSNISMRVSLIMNGINVAGNAILIYACKCGTEGVAIPTLVSRLAAAVIMIILLIPKKSAQAKQDSTRIYIKKSLHYRANWHMLKSILLVGIPNGLENSMFQLGKILVLSLVSTFGTYAIAANAVGNVIAGFQLMAGMAASLAMVTVVSRCVGAGDYEQAKYYTIKVLTMAYICIIVTVLFTFAVLPLVMKAYGLSYEAQSAAEKILMLHGIAASTIWPVAFTLPCTFRAAGDVKYSMIVSICTMWICRIVFSYVLGKYMGMGVFGVWVAMIMDQFVRGVLFIRRYLSGRWIGKKVI; this is encoded by the coding sequence ATTGTGTTTAAACATAAGAAAAAACGGGATACAAGTACATATTTATTTTCAAATAAAGATCTGGTCAGATTATATGTGCCATTGATCATTGAACAGATGCTTGCGATGTTAGTCGGACTTGCGGATTCGATCATGGTATCTTCGGTAGGGGAATCGGCTGTTTCGGGTGTATCGCTGGTAGACAGTTGTTTTCAGTTGATCATCAACCTCTTTGCAGCACTTGCGACTGGGGGTGCGGTTACGGTCGGACAGTATCTGGGACAGAAGAATAAAGAAAAGGCGGGAGAGGCAGCTACACAGCTCATATGGTTTTCGTTGATCCTGTCGCTCGGAGTCATGACGCTAATGTATGCAGGCAAGGGATTGATCCTAAATCATGTGTTTGGTCAGATCGAAGCAGATGTATATGGTCATGCAGATACTTATATGATGATCGTAAACGCATCGATTCCGTTTCTGGCACTTTATAATGCCGGTGCGGCTATTTTCCGTTCCATCGGTAATTCTAATATATCCATGCGGGTATCTCTGATCATGAACGGGATCAATGTAGCGGGAAATGCCATTTTGATCTATGCATGCAAATGCGGAACGGAAGGCGTTGCGATTCCTACCCTGGTTTCCAGACTTGCGGCAGCGGTTATTATGATCATATTGCTGATTCCGAAGAAAAGTGCACAGGCGAAGCAGGACAGTACACGTATTTATATAAAGAAAAGTCTGCATTATCGGGCAAACTGGCATATGTTAAAAAGCATTCTGTTGGTAGGTATTCCAAACGGACTGGAAAACAGTATGTTCCAGCTTGGTAAGATCCTTGTGCTCAGCCTTGTCTCAACATTTGGCACATATGCGATCGCTGCAAATGCAGTCGGTAATGTAATTGCCGGATTCCAGTTGATGGCGGGTATGGCGGCATCCCTTGCCATGGTCACAGTAGTATCAAGATGCGTGGGAGCAGGAGATTACGAGCAGGCAAAATATTATACGATCAAAGTTCTGACCATGGCATATATATGTATCATAGTTACGGTATTGTTTACATTTGCGGTTCTTCCTCTGGTCATGAAAGCGTATGGACTATCTTACGAAGCGCAGTCTGCTGCCGAGAAGATCCTGATGCTTCATGGTATCGCGGCATCTACGATCTGGCCGGTAGCATTTACGCTTCCATGTACATTCCGTGCAGCCGGTGATGTTAAGTATAGTATGATCGTTTCCATTTGTACGATGTGGATCTGTCGTATCGTGTTCAGTTATGTGCTCGGCAAATATATGGGTATGGGTGTATTCGGTGTCTGGGTCGCTATGATCATGGATCAGTTCGTACGTGGCGTGCTGTTCATCCGGCGGTACCTGAGCGGCAGATGGATCGGCAAAAAGGTAATCTGA
- a CDS encoding polysaccharide deacetylase family protein — translation MKCNLQKWHRFRFLILSLLLISATLLFCHPSVSKAAPVTPDSAEEIPVVKNGFMKEADGTHYYVNGKSLKGRQYIGEYTYCFNPATGVMVTNGWYTTKAGNKYYLKKNGTAVTGKKTINKKTYIFSDKGCMLKGFCKDYKTGKRYYTGTTSGVIKTGWKITPKNSRMYFGKSGAAYTGKHKIKKHWYYFKKNGHVYTGKFKINNKLYYATEKGAIKTGAFKVGNKRYYATDKGVIRTGKFKIGHNTYYATNSGVLKTGLFKIGNSTYYANAVGVIQTGKFKTGNKWYYADASGVIETGKFRIGNCLYYTDKNGAIYRTVDGNKKMVALTFDDGPSPYTPIVLNTLEKYDAVATFFVVGNRVPAYPSYVKRAYNLGCEIGTHTYDHAWLNQLSAAGIKDEIKKGSDAIVRAIGVAPTLMRPPGGCINETVRKNVGLPMILWSVDTRDWETRSTPTTITRVVDGAYDGAVILVHDLHESTAIASKTFIPRLIKNGYQLVTISEMAELRGITMKAGETYNSFR, via the coding sequence ATGAAATGCAATTTACAAAAATGGCACAGATTCAGATTTCTGATTCTGTCGCTGTTACTTATCTCGGCTACACTTCTCTTCTGTCATCCATCGGTCAGTAAAGCAGCTCCTGTCACTCCGGATTCTGCAGAAGAAATTCCTGTTGTAAAAAACGGATTTATGAAGGAAGCAGACGGTACACACTATTATGTAAATGGAAAATCCTTAAAGGGGAGACAATACATAGGGGAATATACATACTGCTTTAATCCTGCAACCGGAGTCATGGTGACAAACGGTTGGTACACGACAAAGGCAGGTAATAAATATTATCTGAAAAAGAACGGAACCGCAGTTACCGGAAAAAAGACAATAAACAAAAAGACTTATATCTTTTCAGATAAGGGCTGCATGCTAAAAGGCTTCTGTAAGGATTACAAAACAGGCAAACGATATTATACCGGAACAACCAGCGGTGTTATCAAGACCGGTTGGAAGATCACTCCGAAAAATTCCCGTATGTATTTCGGAAAAAGCGGTGCTGCTTATACCGGAAAACACAAGATAAAAAAGCACTGGTATTATTTCAAAAAAAACGGTCATGTATACACCGGAAAGTTCAAAATCAATAATAAACTATACTATGCAACAGAAAAAGGTGCGATCAAAACCGGAGCATTCAAAGTCGGTAACAAAAGATACTATGCTACTGATAAAGGCGTAATACGAACCGGCAAATTCAAAATCGGTCATAACACATACTATGCAACTAATTCAGGTGTCCTTAAAACCGGACTGTTTAAGATTGGAAATTCTACCTACTATGCAAATGCAGTAGGCGTGATCCAGACCGGAAAATTCAAGACAGGTAACAAATGGTACTATGCCGATGCATCCGGAGTGATTGAAACCGGAAAATTCAGAATCGGTAACTGTCTGTACTACACAGATAAAAATGGTGCTATCTACCGTACCGTAGATGGAAATAAGAAAATGGTAGCTCTGACATTTGACGATGGACCATCTCCTTATACTCCTATCGTACTGAATACTCTGGAAAAATATGATGCCGTTGCAACCTTCTTCGTTGTCGGCAACCGTGTTCCTGCTTATCCATCCTATGTAAAACGGGCATATAACCTGGGCTGCGAGATTGGTACTCATACTTATGACCATGCATGGCTCAACCAATTATCGGCAGCCGGCATCAAAGATGAGATCAAAAAAGGATCAGACGCCATTGTCCGTGCAATCGGTGTAGCACCTACACTGATGCGTCCACCCGGTGGCTGTATTAACGAAACTGTACGAAAGAATGTTGGGCTTCCGATGATCCTGTGGTCGGTCGATACCAGAGACTGGGAAACAAGAAGTACTCCTACAACGATCACAAGAGTAGTAGATGGGGCTTATGACGGTGCTGTCATCTTAGTTCATGATCTGCATGAATCAACAGCTATTGCATCAAAGACATTTATTCCGAGACTGATCAAAAATGGTTATCAGCTTGTAACCATCAGCGAAATGGCTGAGCTTCGCGGTATAACAATGAAAGCCGGAGAGACATATAATTCATTCAGATAA
- the hydG gene encoding [FeFe] hydrogenase H-cluster radical SAM maturase HydG: protein MYDVKSLKAEEFISDEEIRETLTYADANKDNVHIVDEILAKARLKKGLTHREASVLLACEMPDKIREMYDLAREIKEDYYGNRIVLFAPLYLSNYCVNGCVYCPYHSKNKHIARKKLTQEDIVREVTALQDMGHKRLAIEAGEDPVNNPIEYILECINTIYSIKHKNGAIRRVNVNIAATTVENYTKLKDAGIGTYILFQETYHKESYLKLHPTGPKHDYDYHTEAMDRAMEGGIDDVGLGVLFGLEMYRYEFAGLLMHAEHLEAVHGVGPHTISVPRIKRADDIDPDVFDNGISDDTFAKICALIRIAVPYTGMIISTRESQAVREKVLPLGVSQISGGSRTSVGGYDIPETSEDITSAQFDVSDTRTLDQVVNWLMKMDYIPSFCTACYRAGRTGDRFMALCKNMQILNCCHPNALMTLKEYLEDYASSETKQIGLKLIERELARIPNEKVRQITADHIHDIAEGQRDFRF, encoded by the coding sequence GTGTATGATGTAAAATCATTAAAAGCAGAAGAATTTATTTCAGATGAAGAGATCAGAGAGACATTGACATATGCCGATGCGAATAAAGATAACGTACATATCGTTGATGAGATCCTTGCAAAAGCCAGACTAAAAAAGGGCTTGACGCACAGAGAAGCGTCCGTGCTGCTGGCCTGTGAGATGCCGGATAAGATCCGGGAGATGTATGATCTGGCAAGGGAGATCAAGGAAGATTATTACGGGAATCGTATCGTGTTATTTGCGCCGCTGTATTTGTCCAATTATTGTGTGAATGGATGCGTTTACTGTCCATACCACAGCAAGAATAAACATATTGCAAGAAAGAAGCTGACCCAGGAGGATATTGTAAGAGAGGTTACCGCACTTCAGGATATGGGACACAAGCGTCTGGCGATCGAAGCCGGTGAAGATCCTGTGAATAATCCGATCGAATATATTCTGGAATGTATTAATACAATTTACAGTATCAAACATAAGAACGGCGCAATCCGCCGTGTCAATGTCAATATAGCAGCGACAACAGTTGAGAATTATACGAAGTTAAAGGATGCAGGCATCGGAACCTATATCCTGTTTCAGGAGACTTATCATAAGGAAAGCTATCTGAAATTACATCCGACAGGTCCGAAGCATGATTACGATTACCACACCGAAGCCATGGATCGTGCCATGGAAGGCGGTATCGATGATGTAGGACTTGGTGTACTGTTCGGACTGGAAATGTACCGGTATGAATTTGCAGGTTTACTGATGCATGCAGAGCATCTGGAAGCGGTTCATGGGGTAGGTCCGCATACGATCAGTGTTCCGAGGATCAAACGTGCAGATGATATCGACCCGGATGTATTCGATAACGGAATCAGTGACGATACATTTGCAAAGATCTGCGCACTGATCCGTATCGCAGTACCATATACAGGAATGATCATATCTACCAGAGAGAGTCAGGCAGTTCGTGAGAAAGTGTTGCCGCTTGGTGTTTCACAGATCAGCGGAGGTTCAAGAACAAGTGTAGGTGGATATGATATCCCGGAGACATCAGAAGATATCACATCGGCACAGTTTGATGTCAGTGATACAAGAACGCTGGATCAGGTTGTGAACTGGCTGATGAAGATGGATTATATACCAAGCTTCTGTACAGCATGTTACAGAGCAGGAAGGACCGGAGACCGTTTTATGGCACTCTGTAAGAATATGCAGATCTTAAACTGCTGTCATCCAAATGCCCTTATGACGCTTAAGGAATATCTGGAAGACTATGCAAGCTCTGAGACGAAGCAGATCGGTCTGAAACTGATCGAACGTGAGCTTGCGCGGATTCCGAATGAGAAGGTCAGACAGATCACAGCGGATCATATACATGATATCGCAGAAGGTCAGAGAGACTTCCGTTTTTAA